A window of Candidatus Niyogibacteria bacterium contains these coding sequences:
- a CDS encoding NUDIX domain-containing protein: MENQNQYLHEVAITAIVVKDGKYLITRRSLNKKRFPGMWTVPGGKMETSDYLKLPKDTEHYWYNVLERTLRREIKEEVGIDIDNIEYVTSLATVHADGSPSLVISCVADYVSGKIKLQAEENDQFAWVNLEEAKGYQLLDGIYDELVMVENKRKGKKTEWQRFN, from the coding sequence ATGGAGAATCAAAATCAATATCTTCATGAAGTAGCGATTACCGCCATTGTAGTAAAAGATGGAAAATATTTGATTACAAGACGATCACTGAACAAAAAGCGATTTCCGGGAATGTGGACGGTGCCGGGCGGGAAAATGGAAACGAGCGATTATCTAAAATTACCGAAAGACACCGAGCACTATTGGTACAATGTGCTGGAACGAACGCTGCGCCGCGAGATCAAAGAGGAAGTCGGCATTGATATAGATAATATTGAGTATGTGACGAGTCTGGCAACGGTTCATGCTGACGGCAGTCCGTCATTAGTAATTTCTTGCGTGGCGGATTACGTCTCTGGTAAAATTAAACTTCAAGCCGAAGAAAATGATCAGTTTGCCTGGGTTAATTTAGAAGAAGCAAAAGGTTATCAGCTTCTCGACGGAATTTATGATGAATTGGTAATGGTTGAAAATAAAAGAAAAGGCAAGAAAACCGAATGGCAAAGATTCAATTAA
- a CDS encoding methyltransferase domain-containing protein: MKNNNKSRKIKIEVGCGRKFRKGYLHCDIRKLPYIDYVCAADKLPFKNGAVDEIYSRHLIEHFSLIEVIKVLEEWNRVLKIKGKIYIICPNLLWHLRQILKGSHKSFYIKKRGENNRYWGFGSLFGWQQDDYDVHKFGYYFTLLKDLLEECGFGKVKNYTNKPDSLEKASWHLEVEAEKIKSPKKNNKFKNVFNIKH, encoded by the coding sequence ATGAAAAATAATAATAAAAGCCGTAAAATAAAAATAGAAGTTGGTTGTGGAAGAAAATTTCGAAAGGGATATTTACATTGTGATATAAGGAAATTACCTTATATTGATTATGTGTGTGCCGCAGATAAACTACCTTTTAAAAATGGTGCCGTCGATGAAATTTATTCACGACATTTAATTGAACATTTTAGCTTAATTGAGGTAATTAAAGTTTTGGAGGAGTGGAACAGAGTTTTAAAAATAAAAGGGAAGATATATATTATTTGTCCTAATTTATTGTGGCATTTAAGGCAAATTCTAAAAGGTTCACATAAATCTTTTTATATTAAAAAAAGAGGGGAAAATAACAGATATTGGGGTTTCGGCAGTTTGTTTGGATGGCAACAAGATGATTATGATGTTCATAAATTTGGCTACTATTTTACTCTCTTAAAAGATTTATTAGAGGAATGTGGTTTTGGTAAGGTTAAAAACTATACAAATAAACCCGATAGTTTAGAAAAAGCGTCTTGGCATTTGGAAGTCGAGGCAGAAAAGATAAAATCTCCCAAAAAAAACAATAAATTTAAAAATGTATTTAATATAAAACATTGA
- a CDS encoding adenylyltransferase/cytidyltransferase family protein translates to MENKKPIIVAVSGGFDPVHIGHIRMFKEAKKLGDKLAVILNNDNWLLKKKGFVFMPQKERAEIIKNIKWVDNVIFTGHKSNPKDMSVCAELQKLRPDIFANGGDRKLDNIPEVEICRKIGCKMIFNVGHGGKVQSSSWLLKKLKKFD, encoded by the coding sequence ATGGAAAATAAAAAACCAATAATAGTAGCCGTAAGCGGCGGATTTGACCCAGTTCATATCGGCCATATCCGGATGTTTAAAGAAGCCAAGAAACTTGGCGATAAACTGGCAGTGATTTTGAATAATGATAATTGGCTTTTAAAGAAAAAGGGTTTTGTTTTTATGCCGCAAAAAGAACGCGCCGAGATAATCAAAAATATCAAATGGGTTGATAATGTAATATTTACCGGACATAAATCAAATCCGAAAGATATGAGCGTTTGCGCTGAATTGCAAAAGCTCCGTCCGGATATTTTTGCAAACGGCGGTGACAGAAAATTAGATAACATTCCGGAAGTTGAAATTTGCCGGAAGATAGGCTGTAAAATGATTTTTAATGTCGGCCATGGCGGCAAAGTGCAATCTAGTTCTTGGCTCTTAAAAAAGTTAAAAAAATTTGACTAA